The genomic stretch TGAGCAGCCATTGGCAGAGCGAGCGCGGCGGAAAGAACGCCGAAGGCGATTTTTTGGTTCATTTGATTTACCTTTCTAGTAAAAAAGCAGGTGTTGACTGCTGTCGCGCCATGCGGCGGCACTGCAGACAACGATGCATTCTGGCATTCCATTCGGTATCCTTACATCAAAAAACATCCAAATGTGAAGTGGCGAAACTGGCAATGGCGGTGGCGCCATGCCCCCTCGCGCTCACATGCCGTGGCGCGAGGGGGGCGGTCAATAAAGACCGGTCAGGCAGATCAGCGACGTGCCAGCGACACCAGGCCCGCGCCGATGCCGGTGGCGAGCAACACGCCGCCGACCAGCAGCGCCGCGGCGACCTTGCCGAAGGTATCGCCCAAGCCGACCGCGCCGCCGGTCAGTTCCGGCGCTTCCCTCACAGTGAGATCGGTGGACGACGCCGGACGGAACATCGCCATGATCGAGCTCGTCGTGATATCCGACCAGCTCCAGGCACCAGCGACGTTCGCCGTTTCCATGCGGTTGAGTGCACGCATTTGCAGCTCCTTCATTAGCGTCGGATCGTCTGGACTCCGACGTTGTGAAACAAAGCCGCATCATCCCGGGCGCTTGGCGTGCAGCGGTCGCGCCGTGCGGGACGAGGCAGCCACCGGATTTACGTCAGTGCCGGATAGGTCGGGTCGAGCAGGGCGTTCATGTTCTCGTTGAACCACGCAGCCGTCGGGCTCCAGTCGTTCATCAGGCCATAAATGGCGCCGCCCACGAGGCCGACGACCGCACCGGCGATTGCGCCGACGCCAGCCGAAATGATGCCCGCGCCAACGATGCCCCCGGTGCTGCCACCGGTAATGCCACCCTTGAAGAACCCGGTACCGAAGCCCGTGAGCGCACCGAGGACGCTGGCGCCCAGGCTCGACCAGAAGCCGGCGCCGGCGACGTGTTCCATTTCCATTACGGTCAGTTCTCGCATTGAAATACCTCTTTGAAATAGTTGATTGGCGAACAAGGAAAGGCCGGTTCGCCGACGGCCTGAATTGTCATCGGGCCCGGCGCCGTGCGCCGATGTGCGACGAGCGCCTCACTGCGATGCGACCGGCAGCGGTACGAACGTGGCGCGCCCATGTTCCAGCAGCAAAGCCCGCTGCGCGCTACGGATGGTTTCGGGGCGATGGGCGATCAGAATGCGGGTGATCGGCATCGCGCTGACGGCCTCGTTGATCGCGAGTTCGCGCGCGACGTCGAGATGGCTCGTGGCCTCGTCCAGCACCAGAATGTCCGGACGCCGATACAGCGCGCGCGCCAGCAGCACACGCTGGCATTGGCCACCCGACAACGACGAACCCATGTCCCCCACCAGGCTCTCGTAGCCCATGGGCATCGAGGCGATGTCGTCGTGGATCTGCGCCAGTCGTGCCGCCTCCTCGACGCGCGCCTGGTCCGGCTCGAGATCGAAGAAGCAGATGTTGTCCGCGATCGATCCCGCGAAGAGGATGTCGTCCTGCATCACACAGCCGATACGGTCGCGGTAGTGCCGCAGGCCGACGTGGCGAATATCGACGCCGTCGACTGCAATCGTGCCCTCCTGAGGATCCAGCAGCCCCAGCAACAGTTTGGCCAGCGTGGTCTTTCCCTGTCCCGAGGGCCCGATGATGGCGACCGATTCCCCGGCGGCGATATCGAACGAGCAGCCGTCGAGCACCCATGGCTCGCCTTCGGCATAGCGATAGCGCAAGTTACGGACGGAGATGGCAGGAGGGGCTTCCCGTCGCGCGCTCGGCACAGGCGCCACCGTCCCTTCCATATCGGTCTCGACTTCCGTCAGCACGATATCGGCCAGGCGTTCGCCGTGCAGCCGCAGCATGCGGAACTCGATCAGTGCGTCGATCAGGCCGGAGCCGCGCCCGATGAACTGGTCCGCGAAGCTGATGTAGGCCACCAGCATGCCGGCGGAGAAATTGCCGTCGAGGACTTGCTGCGCGGCGAGCCAGATGAGCGCAACCCGGCCCAGACCGGAAACCAGTCCATTGACGGCGGAGAAGCCGATGGACAAACGCTGGATCGCGATTCCCTTGTTGGTGGTCTCGACCATGGTGTTGGTGTAGAGCGCCATGCGCGCGTCCTGCTTGTTGGCGAGCTTAATCGCCTGGACGCCGCGAATCGACTCCAGCAGTTGGGACTCGGTCCGTGCCGCATGGACGATCTGGTCCTCGTTGGCTCGCCGGAACGGACGGTAGGCGGCCGCGCGCAGCAGCGCGTACACGACGAACAGCGCAAGCACGAGCCAGGTCAGCGTGCTGTTGTAGAAGAAGAGCATGCCCAGCGTGACCACGGCCATCACGCCGTCGAGCAAGGTGCCGACGAAACGGGATGTCAGCGTGTTCTGGATCGTGCCGACCGCGCCGAAGCGCGACACCACGTCGCCGATATGGCGCTGCTCGAAATAGGCCATCGGGAGCCGCAGCAGATGCGCGCAGACATTGGCGCTCCATTGCACGCTGAGCAGACTGGAGAACCATGTCACGACCCACGAGCGCAGCGCCGTGATAGCGATCTGGAACAGCGCCACCATCGCGAAGCCGAGGCCTAGCAGGGTCAGCAGGCTGCGGTCGGACGAGACCAGCACATGGTCCATCACCCACTGCATGTAGAACGGCGTCATGATGCCGAACAGCTCCAGCGCCACCGACAGGGTCAGCACCTGGACGAAGGCCGAGCGGATGCCGAGTACGCTGCCGATCAGCCGCAGCATCGAAATCGATTCACGCTCGCTCTTGCGCTCGAACGCGGCGGTCGGGAGCAATTCCAGCGCGACGCCGGTGAAGCAGCGCGAGACTTCGTCCATCGGCACCCTGCGCGCGCCGCGCGCGGGATCGTGGATGACGATGTGGTCGCGCTCGACGCGCTTGAGCACCACGAAGTGACTCATCTCCCAATGCAGGATGCAGGGGCGGCGCAGTTGGCCGAGTTCGTCCAGCTCGAGCCGCAGCGCGCGCGACGCCAGCCCCAGGCGCTGGGCGATGCGCATCACGTCGCCCAGCGTGGTGCCCTTGAGCGAGGTAGTGAAGCGCTGGCGCAGATGCATCATGTCGATGTCGTGGCCGAAGAACCCCGCCACCATGCCGACGCAGGCAAGACCACATTCGGCCGCTTGCGTTTGCAGGATCACCGGTAGCCGGCGCCCCCAGCCAAAGCGCAGGGCATTCAGAATACTCATCGTTCAGATCTCGTTGCCGGCATGCACGCCGTGGGCGGCAAGCCGGTAGTTCGTAACAATTCGGTTTCAGGTGCTGGCGCGGCGGCCGAGCGCGTAGAGCGGTTCCAGCACCCACTCGATCAACGTGCGCCGGTCGAGCAGCAGATCGGCATCCAGTGCCATGCCGGGTCGCAAGCGCTCCGTGCGGTCGTAGACCGCGATGTCCTGGCGCTCCAGCGCGACGGTCAGCCGGTAGTGCTGCTCCTGCACGTTGGGGCGGCCGGTCAACGCCGCGACTTCCTGCGGCGACAGCGCGCTGCGCGAAATTCCCGTCACCCGGCCGAATTGCTGGCCGAACTTCTGGTAGGGGTAAGCCTCGTAGCGCAGCACCACGGTCTGTCCCGGATGAATGAACCCGATCGCGCGGCTTGGCACCATCAGCTGCGCTTCCAGCATGCCGTCGGCGGGCAGCACCGACACTGCTGTCTGTCCTGCGGTGACGATCTGCCCGACCTTGAACAGGATCGTCCCCACCACGCCGTCGGTCGGCGCACGCAACACGACGGAGCGGCGCGCTTCGTTCTCGACGATCGCCTGTTCGGTTTCCGCGAGCTTGCGTCCCGTTTCGTTGCGCCGCTGCCGCGCATTCAGAGGCTGCTCGCGCAATTGCTGGCGCACCTGGGCCAACTGGCCCTGTACGTCGAGCCGGGTGCGCACGGAGTCCTGCAGGCGAGCCTCTGCGTCGAGGACACTGGCTTCCTGCTGATCCACCTGCGAGTTCGACGCGTAGCCTTGAGTTCGCATCATCGATAGCTTTTCGAGCTGGCTCCGGGCGAGTTCCACCTGGCGCACGCGATGCGTGTGCTGCAGTTCGAGTTCGCGTAGCTGGCCCTCCAATGTCGCCGCCCGTTCCCTCAGGCCGCGAGTGGCTTCCTCGGCCAGCACTGTCTGACCGTTCAGATCGCTCTGGAGGCGATCGCGCTGCGTTTCGAGTTGTGTGCCAACCATTTCACGTGCATCGCCCAGCGAGGTCGCGACGTCGGCTGATACCGTCATCAGCGGATCGCCTGCGCGCACGCGCTGGCCTTCGCGGACGTCGATTTTTTCCACCGTGCCGGTGACCGGCGGGCTGACGTTGAGTACGCCGGCGGTGGGCACGAGTTGCCCCATCACGCGTTCGCGCTTGGTATAAGAGCCGAGCGCCATGAAGGCCGCGATAGAAACGGTGATCACGGCCACGATCGCGATGATCAACCAACGATAAGGCGGCGAGTACAGCGCCACCGTGCCAATCAACTTGCCCTTGCTGGCTTCCAGCGCCTCAGGGCGAAACAGCGAGTCATCAGACATAGCAATCCATCAATGAAACCCTTGGCGGCAGACGCCTAGCCGGCAGTCAGACATCCAAATTCGTTCAGGTCGTCCTGAGCGATCGTGCCCAGCACGGCCGACAATTTCAGCCTCGCAGTGATATAGCGGAAACGCGCATCGGCGAGGTCCCGCACCGCCTCGAAATACTTCTGTTGCGCCGTCAGCTCGTCGACATTGGTGCGCAGCCCGACCTCGCGGCCGTAATGCGTCGACTCGACGCGGCTGTGCGCGGATTCCACCGCACGCTGCTGCGCCTTGAGCTTGGCCGCGCCGTTGACGATGCCGAGGAACGCGGCCCGCGCGTCCTGGCGTGCGCGCCGGCGGGCGTCCTCGAGCAGGTCGCGGCGCTGCGCGCGGCGGCTGTACGCTTCGCGCGACGTCGCCACGGCCCCGCCGCCGGAGAACAGCGGGATCGTCACCGTGACGCCGATCATCGACGTTCGCGTCTTCGAGGTTGTGCCGAACAGCTCGTCGAGCATGTTGCTGTTCTGCGCGCGGCTCCAGTTGCTGCCGTAGCTGCCTTGCAGGTTCACCACCGGCAAATGGCCCGCACGCGCCGTCGAGATGTCGGCCTGCGCCTCGTCGAGCTGGAACACGGCCGCGCGGACTTCGAGGTTGTCCTGTTCCGCACGCGCGAGGGTCTGCTCCAGCTCGGCCATGGGGGGCGGCGGCCGGCACACGCCGGCAAGCGGATCGATGTCCGCCGCCCGCAATCCGGTCAGGCGCTCAAAGGCACCGTCCGCGACGTCGAGATCGTTGACCGCGCCGATCTCGCGCGCCTGCGCGTCGTCGTAATTGGCCTGCGCCTCGTCGACGTCGGTCCGGGTTCCGTCGCCGATCTTCAGCGCCAGACGCGCCTGCTCGAGCTGCTTCCCGAAGGTTTCCTTGGCCGCGCGCGCGGCCTGCAGCACTTCCCGCTGATACAGGATCTCGAAGAACGCATCGGAGACGTTGCTCACGAGCTGCTGCTGCGCAGTGGCGAGATCTACCTCGGCGCCGCCGGCCCGCGCGACACCGCGCTGGTAGTCGGCATAGCGGCTGAGGTCGAACAGCGGCTGCGTCAGCGTGACCGCGTAGTAGTGGCGTCGCACGCCGGCCGCATACGCCGCGCTCGGCTGGTCCTGGCGCGTGTACGAACCTTCGAGCTGCACCTTCGGCAGCAGTCCGGCCAGTCCTTCCCAGCGCTTCTGCGCACCGGCGCGCTCGCCGTGACGCGCGGCCGAGATCGCGGAGTCGAACGTGCGCGCGGTCGCCACTGCCTGCGCCAACGTCGTTGCGTGCGCCGCCGGCACCGGTGCGGCGAACGCGAACCACAGCAGCGCCCACAGGCTTCGGCGCCGCAGGCGCAGGGCGCCGGCGATGCGCATGCTCGTTCCGGCAACGTTCGAGACGCGCAGTTTGGACGCCGACGCCCGCGGCGAAAATCGCAATTCATCCATTTTTTCGGACGCTGATGCGCCGCGTTGCGCCATCGCAGTGTTCGGGATCGCTTTCATACCAATCCGCTCTCGCTGGCATAGCGGATCAGATCCGCAGTGGAATGAACGCCGAGCTTGCGCATCGCGGTGTGCTTCTGCGAGCCGATGGTGCTCACCGAACGCCGGTATTGCAAGGCGATTTCTGACAGCGAGAGTCCAATCGCCGTCAGGCGCACGACGTCGAGTTCCTTGTGAGTCAAGCCGCAACCCAGCGCGTGCGCCGACCGGCCATCTTCCATGCTCTTGCGCATCGCCGACGACAGATAGCAAGTCGCTCCCGCGTGGACATGCATACAGGCCCCAATGACTTCCTGAGCAAGATCGGACTTGCCGACTAGCGCGCGCACACCGAGTTGCATCGTTTTCGTCAATATCGCAGCATTGCTCTGCGCGGTCAGGACGATCACCTTGCTTCGCGGCGCCGATCTGCGCACCGCGCGCAATAGCTCCAGGCCGTCGTACGAACCGCCTTGCGCGGGCATGGTGAGATCGGTCAACACCAGA from Paraburkholderia sp. IMGN_8 encodes the following:
- a CDS encoding HlyD family efflux transporter periplasmic adaptor subunit; the encoded protein is MSDDSLFRPEALEASKGKLIGTVALYSPPYRWLIIAIVAVITVSIAAFMALGSYTKRERVMGQLVPTAGVLNVSPPVTGTVEKIDVREGQRVRAGDPLMTVSADVATSLGDAREMVGTQLETQRDRLQSDLNGQTVLAEEATRGLRERAATLEGQLRELELQHTHRVRQVELARSQLEKLSMMRTQGYASNSQVDQQEASVLDAEARLQDSVRTRLDVQGQLAQVRQQLREQPLNARQRRNETGRKLAETEQAIVENEARRSVVLRAPTDGVVGTILFKVGQIVTAGQTAVSVLPADGMLEAQLMVPSRAIGFIHPGQTVVLRYEAYPYQKFGQQFGRVTGISRSALSPQEVAALTGRPNVQEQHYRLTVALERQDIAVYDRTERLRPGMALDADLLLDRRTLIEWVLEPLYALGRRAST
- a CDS encoding response regulator transcription factor, with product MASIKLSIADDHPAVLHSLRLLVEREPLLQLRHVCNNGRDLVSALTREPTDLVLTDLTMPAQGGSYDGLELLRAVRRSAPRSKVIVLTAQSNAAILTKTMQLGVRALVGKSDLAQEVIGACMHVHAGATCYLSSAMRKSMEDGRSAHALGCGLTHKELDVVRLTAIGLSLSEIALQYRRSVSTIGSQKHTAMRKLGVHSTADLIRYASESGLV
- a CDS encoding TolC family outer membrane protein, with translation MAQRGASASEKMDELRFSPRASASKLRVSNVAGTSMRIAGALRLRRRSLWALLWFAFAAPVPAAHATTLAQAVATARTFDSAISAARHGERAGAQKRWEGLAGLLPKVQLEGSYTRQDQPSAAYAAGVRRHYYAVTLTQPLFDLSRYADYQRGVARAGGAEVDLATAQQQLVSNVSDAFFEILYQREVLQAARAAKETFGKQLEQARLALKIGDGTRTDVDEAQANYDDAQAREIGAVNDLDVADGAFERLTGLRAADIDPLAGVCRPPPPMAELEQTLARAEQDNLEVRAAVFQLDEAQADISTARAGHLPVVNLQGSYGSNWSRAQNSNMLDELFGTTSKTRTSMIGVTVTIPLFSGGGAVATSREAYSRRAQRRDLLEDARRRARQDARAAFLGIVNGAAKLKAQQRAVESAHSRVESTHYGREVGLRTNVDELTAQQKYFEAVRDLADARFRYITARLKLSAVLGTIAQDDLNEFGCLTAG
- a CDS encoding peptidase domain-containing ABC transporter, yielding MSILNALRFGWGRRLPVILQTQAAECGLACVGMVAGFFGHDIDMMHLRQRFTTSLKGTTLGDVMRIAQRLGLASRALRLELDELGQLRRPCILHWEMSHFVVLKRVERDHIVIHDPARGARRVPMDEVSRCFTGVALELLPTAAFERKSERESISMLRLIGSVLGIRSAFVQVLTLSVALELFGIMTPFYMQWVMDHVLVSSDRSLLTLLGLGFAMVALFQIAITALRSWVVTWFSSLLSVQWSANVCAHLLRLPMAYFEQRHIGDVVSRFGAVGTIQNTLTSRFVGTLLDGVMAVVTLGMLFFYNSTLTWLVLALFVVYALLRAAAYRPFRRANEDQIVHAARTESQLLESIRGVQAIKLANKQDARMALYTNTMVETTNKGIAIQRLSIGFSAVNGLVSGLGRVALIWLAAQQVLDGNFSAGMLVAYISFADQFIGRGSGLIDALIEFRMLRLHGERLADIVLTEVETDMEGTVAPVPSARREAPPAISVRNLRYRYAEGEPWVLDGCSFDIAAGESVAIIGPSGQGKTTLAKLLLGLLDPQEGTIAVDGVDIRHVGLRHYRDRIGCVMQDDILFAGSIADNICFFDLEPDQARVEEAARLAQIHDDIASMPMGYESLVGDMGSSLSGGQCQRVLLARALYRRPDILVLDEATSHLDVARELAINEAVSAMPITRILIAHRPETIRSAQRALLLEHGRATFVPLPVASQ